From Geomonas agri, one genomic window encodes:
- a CDS encoding ferredoxin — translation MAKEPWVDQDVCISCGLCTDNVPEVFRFADNGKAEAYDPAGASEDEIQRNAIDVCPVSCIHWR, via the coding sequence ATGGCAAAAGAACCCTGGGTTGACCAAGACGTCTGCATCAGCTGCGGTCTTTGCACCGACAACGTGCCGGAAGTGTTCCGGTTTGCCGATAACGGCAAGGCGGAAGCCTATGACCCCGCCGGCGCCTCCGAAGACGAGATCCAACGGAACGCCATCGACGTCTGCCCGGTGAGCTGTATTCACTGGCGCTGA
- a CDS encoding YtxH domain-containing protein, translating into MGHKDCCEGGGMVKLVVGGLIGAGLALLLAPQAGKKTRKYLTSLAEEMSGKANEAVTDFAETVSDFVDRASDRASDFLKEKEGLTKESKKMLLAALEKAQEKLEEQRKRLADSI; encoded by the coding sequence ATGGGACATAAAGATTGCTGCGAAGGGGGGGGCATGGTGAAACTGGTAGTGGGCGGCCTGATCGGAGCGGGTCTTGCGCTTTTGCTGGCTCCCCAGGCCGGGAAAAAGACGCGGAAGTACTTGACGTCGCTGGCCGAGGAAATGAGCGGCAAGGCCAACGAGGCCGTGACCGACTTCGCTGAGACCGTTTCCGATTTCGTGGACCGCGCCAGCGATCGCGCCTCCGATTTCCTCAAGGAAAAGGAAGGTCTCACCAAAGAGTCTAAGAAGATGCTCTTGGCCGCGCTGGAGAAGGCCCAGGAGAAACTGGAAGAACAAAGGAAGAGGCTTGCCGACAGCATCTAG
- a CDS encoding L,D-transpeptidase: MERLGTIVVLIAALLLVNPAAAPAKQKSLCEISYPSDSRIQWSCRKLTWSDTPQRLFGAYWHDVLRFNRMDRRHFVGGRSIKVPRNLAQVKNFNPMPLTYAPGAREPKLILVDQTEMFLGAYQYGKLLFSSPIALGVQGMMVPNGTFRVDAADRSHQSNEYRVEEIGRPYPMHYALRFWVDKSKDEEPSYWIHGRDLPGYPASHGCIGLYDEEMQYDYYRKYDRKVNKKHYHELTKPFLEDAKALYQWAIDPRTDPGGFHKVKNGPLVVIMGRPPRPDAWPQLKPPLPPGEGWGEGIATGTMTPAGGTLTRPPGTLSRRERELKTKRPRPEGARPFLRRWQGSQRQ, translated from the coding sequence ATGGAAAGGCTCGGCACGATAGTGGTCCTCATTGCAGCGCTGTTGCTGGTGAACCCGGCCGCCGCCCCAGCGAAACAAAAGTCGTTGTGCGAGATCAGCTATCCGAGCGACTCGCGCATCCAGTGGAGTTGCCGCAAGCTTACCTGGAGCGACACGCCGCAGAGGCTCTTCGGCGCCTACTGGCACGACGTGCTGCGCTTCAACCGGATGGACCGGCGCCATTTCGTGGGGGGACGTTCCATCAAGGTCCCCAGGAACCTGGCCCAGGTGAAGAATTTCAACCCCATGCCGCTCACCTACGCGCCGGGGGCGCGGGAGCCAAAACTGATTCTGGTAGACCAGACCGAGATGTTCCTCGGAGCCTACCAGTACGGCAAGCTGCTCTTTTCCTCCCCCATCGCGCTGGGGGTGCAGGGGATGATGGTCCCCAACGGCACCTTCCGGGTCGACGCCGCCGACCGCAGTCACCAGTCCAACGAATACCGGGTAGAGGAGATCGGCCGTCCCTACCCAATGCACTACGCGCTCAGGTTCTGGGTGGACAAGAGCAAGGACGAGGAGCCATCCTACTGGATCCACGGCCGGGACCTCCCCGGCTATCCCGCCTCGCACGGCTGCATTGGCCTTTACGACGAGGAGATGCAGTACGATTACTACCGGAAGTACGACCGCAAGGTGAACAAGAAGCACTACCACGAGTTGACCAAGCCCTTCCTGGAGGACGCCAAGGCGCTGTACCAGTGGGCGATAGATCCGCGCACGGATCCGGGGGGCTTTCACAAGGTGAAGAACGGCCCGCTGGTGGTGATCATGGGGCGTCCGCCGCGGCCGGACGCATGGCCGCAGCTAAAGCCCCCTCTCCCCCCGGGAGAGGGCTGGGGTGAGGGCATTGCCACTGGCACGATGACGCCAGCCGGCGGCACCCTCACCCGCCCTCCGGGCACCCTCTCCCGGAGGGAGAGGGAACTAAAAACAAAAAGGCCGCGCCCGGAAGGGGCGCGGCCTTTTTTGCGGCGGTGGCAGGGATCTCAGCGCCAGTGA